From a single Bacillus gobiensis genomic region:
- a CDS encoding NETI motif-containing protein yields MSKPKKKRFEVNEGQTIEQVLDQMKKEGYLPVRKMEEPIFKEQTENGAIQIVPHGKKTIFEGKLS; encoded by the coding sequence ATGTCCAAGCCAAAGAAGAAACGATTTGAAGTGAATGAAGGGCAAACGATCGAGCAGGTGCTTGACCAAATGAAAAAAGAAGGGTACTTGCCTGTAAGAAAAATGGAAGAGCCGATTTTCAAAGAACAAACAGAAAATGGAGCTATTCAAATTGTTCCACACGGCAAAAAAACGATTTTTGAAGGGAAGTTGAGTTAA
- the purE gene encoding 5-(carboxyamino)imidazole ribonucleotide mutase, with product MQPKVGVIMGSASDWETMKHACDILDELQIPYEKKVVSAHRTPDLMFEYAEQGRKKGLKVIIAGAGGAAHLPGMVAAKTTLPVIGVPVQSKALQGMDSLLSIVQMPGGIPVATVAIGKAGATNAGLLAAQILSAFDEELALKLDERRELLKEKVMESSDQLV from the coding sequence ATGCAGCCTAAAGTGGGCGTCATCATGGGAAGCGCATCAGATTGGGAAACGATGAAGCACGCGTGTGACATACTTGACGAGCTTCAAATCCCGTATGAAAAAAAAGTTGTTTCTGCACATCGTACGCCGGATTTAATGTTTGAATATGCAGAACAAGGCAGAAAAAAAGGGTTAAAAGTAATTATTGCAGGAGCTGGAGGAGCGGCGCATCTACCTGGTATGGTCGCAGCAAAAACGACTCTTCCTGTTATCGGCGTACCGGTTCAATCCAAAGCCTTGCAAGGAATGGATTCATTGCTGTCTATCGTGCAAATGCCGGGGGGAATTCCGGTAGCGACAGTTGCGATTGGCAAGGCAGGTGCGACCAATGCCGGTTTGCTTGCTGCCCAAATTCTCTCTGCATTCGATGAAGAGCTTGCACTGAAGCTTGATGAAAGAAGAGAACTATTAAAAGAAAAAGTCATGGAAAGCAGTGATCAGCTTGTCTAA
- the purK gene encoding 5-(carboxyamino)imidazole ribonucleotide synthase yields the protein MISLSNQLILPGSTIGIIGGGQLGKHMAISAKNMGYKVAVLDPTPGSPCGQVSDQEITAGYGDFDAIQSLAEISDVITYEFENIDYDSLVWLKENAYLPQGSELLLMTQNRETEKKGIEQAGCTVAPYRVIHSIEDLQSGLNALGFPAVLKTCRGGYDGKGQHVLRSKEQLTEAAKLLEHGTCVLESWIPFEMELSVIVTRSVTGEMTTFPVAENIHKNNVLFQSIVPARAAEEVQREATELAIQLAEHVKLVGTLAVELFLTKDGKLYVNELAPRPHNSGHYTLDLTETSQFEQHIRAVCGLPLGKTKLLQSGVMVNMLGKEIELIQENLNWLQDAKLYLYGKHEAKPGRKMGHITFVREPNENLIKELTAKWTNYAEVDQR from the coding sequence GTGATCAGCTTGTCTAATCAATTGATTTTACCTGGATCAACAATCGGCATAATCGGGGGAGGACAACTTGGCAAGCATATGGCGATTTCCGCCAAAAACATGGGGTATAAAGTAGCGGTATTAGACCCGACTCCGGGATCTCCGTGCGGCCAGGTATCTGATCAAGAAATTACTGCTGGCTACGGCGATTTCGATGCCATTCAATCGCTAGCTGAAATCAGTGACGTCATTACGTATGAATTTGAAAATATCGACTATGACTCGCTTGTTTGGTTAAAAGAAAATGCTTATCTTCCTCAAGGAAGTGAGCTGCTCTTAATGACGCAAAACAGGGAAACAGAAAAAAAGGGAATTGAACAAGCGGGATGTACTGTGGCGCCTTATCGGGTCATTCATAGTATCGAGGATCTGCAAAGCGGATTAAACGCGCTTGGTTTTCCTGCTGTTTTAAAAACGTGCCGTGGCGGTTACGACGGCAAAGGACAGCATGTACTTAGGAGCAAAGAACAACTGACGGAGGCGGCCAAGCTTCTGGAGCATGGAACGTGTGTATTGGAGAGCTGGATTCCATTTGAAATGGAGCTGTCTGTCATTGTGACAAGATCGGTTACGGGAGAAATGACGACCTTTCCTGTGGCAGAAAATATTCATAAAAACAACGTGCTGTTTCAGTCTATTGTACCGGCCAGAGCAGCAGAAGAGGTTCAGAGAGAGGCAACGGAGCTTGCGATTCAGCTTGCTGAACATGTAAAGCTTGTAGGAACACTTGCTGTAGAGTTGTTCTTAACAAAGGACGGAAAGCTGTATGTCAATGAATTGGCGCCAAGGCCTCATAATTCCGGGCACTATACACTCGATTTAACCGAGACGAGCCAATTCGAACAGCATATCCGCGCAGTATGCGGCCTTCCTCTTGGGAAAACGAAACTCTTGCAATCAGGAGTAATGGTAAACATGTTAGGCAAAGAAATTGAATTGATTCAAGAAAACCTGAACTGGCTGCAGGATGCAAAGCTCTACCTTTATGGCAAGCATGAAGCGAAGCCGGGAAGAAAAATGGGACATATCACATTTGTAAGAGAACCGAATGAAAACTTGATAAAAGAATTAACAGCAAAATGGACGAACTATGCGGAGGTTGACCAAAGATGA
- the purB gene encoding adenylosuccinate lyase: MIERYSRPEMAAIWTDQNRFQAWLEVELLACEAWAELGVIPKNDVTVMRENASFDIDRILEIEQDTRHDVVAFTRAVSETLGEEKKWVHYGLTSTDVVDTALSYLLKQANDILLKDIERFIDILKEKAMEHKYTVMMGRTHGVHAEPTTFGLKLGLWYEEMKRNLERFKQAKAGIEFGKISGAVGTYANIDPFVEAYVCEKLGLKAAPISTQTLQRDRHADYMSTLALVATSIEKFAVEIRGLQKSETREVEEFFAKGQKGSSAMPHKRNPIGSENMTGIARVIRGHMITAYENVPLWHERDISHSSAERIILPDATIALNYMLNRFANIVKNLTVFPENMKRNMDRTLGLIYSQRVLLALIDTGLSREEAYDTVQPKAMEAWEKQVPFRQLVEAEEKITSRLSAEKIDDCFDYNYHLKNVDLIFERLGLS, from the coding sequence ATGATAGAACGTTATTCAAGGCCTGAAATGGCTGCGATTTGGACAGATCAAAATCGATTTCAAGCGTGGCTTGAGGTTGAGTTATTAGCTTGTGAAGCATGGGCGGAGCTCGGGGTAATTCCGAAAAACGATGTAACTGTTATGCGCGAGAATGCTTCATTCGATATCGATCGCATCCTTGAGATCGAACAAGATACAAGGCACGATGTTGTTGCATTTACCCGTGCTGTTTCAGAGACACTTGGAGAAGAAAAGAAATGGGTTCATTACGGCTTAACCTCAACAGACGTAGTTGATACCGCTCTTTCCTATCTATTAAAACAGGCAAATGACATATTGCTCAAGGATATTGAGAGATTTATTGACATACTAAAAGAAAAAGCTATGGAACATAAGTATACAGTGATGATGGGACGTACACACGGAGTCCACGCTGAACCGACAACATTTGGCCTCAAGCTAGGTCTTTGGTACGAAGAAATGAAGCGCAATTTGGAAAGGTTTAAGCAGGCAAAAGCCGGAATTGAATTTGGCAAGATTTCTGGTGCGGTCGGAACCTACGCGAACATTGACCCTTTTGTTGAAGCTTACGTCTGTGAAAAGCTGGGCTTGAAAGCAGCACCTATTTCTACACAAACGTTGCAAAGAGACCGTCATGCCGACTATATGTCAACCCTTGCTCTTGTTGCAACGAGCATCGAAAAATTTGCGGTTGAAATTCGCGGGCTGCAAAAAAGTGAGACTCGTGAAGTAGAAGAATTTTTCGCCAAAGGCCAAAAAGGATCATCGGCTATGCCTCATAAGCGCAACCCGATCGGTTCAGAAAATATGACTGGAATCGCCCGTGTAATCCGCGGTCATATGATAACGGCTTACGAAAACGTTCCGCTTTGGCATGAAAGAGATATTTCCCACTCATCCGCTGAGAGAATTATTTTGCCGGATGCGACAATAGCCCTTAACTATATGCTGAACCGATTTGCGAACATCGTTAAGAACTTAACGGTTTTCCCTGAAAATATGAAACGAAACATGGATCGGACACTTGGATTGATTTATTCCCAGCGCGTACTGCTTGCTTTAATCGATACTGGTCTATCTCGTGAAGAAGCATACGACACAGTGCAGCCAAAAGCAATGGAAGCATGGGAGAAGCAAGTTCCTTTCCGCCAGCTGGTTGAAGCGGAGGAGAAAATTACCTCCCGTCTGTCTGCTGAGAAGATTGATGATTGCTTCGATTATAACTATCACTTGAAGAACGTTGATTTGATCTTTGAACGTCTTGGATTATCTTAA
- the purC gene encoding phosphoribosylaminoimidazolesuccinocarboxamide synthase, protein MNITKQELLYEGKAKQIFKTDHDDILFVSYKDSATAFNGEKKATIAGKGRLNNEISSLIFEWLDKQGIENHFVERVSETEQLIKKVTIVPLEVVVRNVTAGSMAKRLGIEEGIALEQPLLEFYYKDDSLGDPLITEDHIWILKAATPEQVDTIKSITKRVNQELVQIFADCNVRLIDFKLEFGIDNNGQVLLADEISPDTCRLWDAETNEKLDKDVFRRDLGQLTDAYEEIFKRLRRQ, encoded by the coding sequence TTGAACATAACGAAACAGGAACTTTTATACGAAGGAAAAGCGAAGCAGATTTTTAAAACAGATCATGATGATATTCTATTCGTTTCTTACAAGGATTCTGCGACAGCTTTTAATGGGGAAAAAAAAGCGACGATTGCTGGAAAAGGACGATTAAACAACGAAATCTCAAGCTTGATTTTCGAGTGGCTTGATAAACAAGGGATTGAAAACCACTTCGTGGAGAGAGTTTCTGAAACCGAACAGCTTATCAAAAAAGTTACGATAGTTCCTTTAGAAGTAGTTGTTAGGAATGTTACTGCCGGAAGCATGGCAAAGCGACTCGGGATAGAGGAAGGCATTGCATTGGAGCAGCCTTTACTTGAGTTTTACTACAAGGATGATTCTCTTGGTGATCCGCTCATTACAGAAGATCATATTTGGATATTAAAAGCGGCAACTCCTGAACAAGTAGACACAATAAAATCTATTACGAAAAGGGTCAATCAAGAGCTGGTTCAAATTTTTGCAGATTGCAATGTGAGATTAATAGATTTCAAACTTGAGTTTGGTATCGATAATAACGGCCAAGTGCTCTTGGCAGATGAGATTTCTCCCGATACGTGCAGGTTATGGGATGCAGAAACGAATGAAAAGCTGGATAAAGACGTGTTCAGAAGAGATTTAGGGCAGCTAACAGATGCATATGAAGAGATTTTTAAAAGACTAAGGAGGCAGTAA
- the purS gene encoding phosphoribosylformylglycinamidine synthase subunit PurS has protein sequence MYKVKVFVTLRESVLDPQGTAVQHALHSMSYKEVQEVRIGKYMELTIEKSNKDLDVLVKEMCEKLLANTVIEDYTYEVEEVVAQ, from the coding sequence ATGTATAAAGTAAAAGTATTTGTAACGTTAAGAGAGAGCGTATTGGATCCACAGGGAACTGCAGTGCAGCACGCTTTGCACAGCATGTCCTACAAAGAGGTTCAAGAAGTCCGTATCGGTAAATACATGGAACTGACCATTGAAAAGTCTAATAAAGATCTTGATGTATTGGTAAAAGAAATGTGCGAAAAGCTTTTGGCAAATACGGTCATTGAGGATTACACATATGAGGTTGAGGAGGTTGTCGCACAGTGA
- the purQ gene encoding phosphoribosylformylglycinamidine synthase subunit PurQ: MKFAVIVFPGSNCDIDMYHAIADELGEEVDYVWHDSTDLDGYDGILLPGGFSYGDYLRSGAIARFSNVMKAVKKAANAGKPILGVCNGFQVLLELGLLPGAMRRNKDLKFICRPVELVVENNETMFTSMYGKNGSITIPIAHGEGNYYCDEETLESLKKNNQIAFVYGDNPNGSLEDIAGIVNENGNVLGMMPHPERAVDSMLGSADGLKLFQSIVKNWRETHVTTA; the protein is encoded by the coding sequence GTGAAATTTGCGGTCATAGTATTTCCGGGCTCAAACTGTGATATTGATATGTACCATGCCATCGCCGATGAGCTTGGCGAAGAAGTAGACTACGTATGGCATGATTCAACAGATCTCGACGGCTATGATGGCATTCTGCTTCCCGGCGGATTTTCCTACGGCGACTATTTGCGTTCTGGTGCCATCGCACGTTTTTCCAATGTGATGAAGGCAGTGAAAAAAGCTGCAAATGCAGGAAAGCCCATTCTCGGTGTATGCAACGGATTTCAAGTGCTGCTTGAATTAGGCCTCCTTCCTGGTGCCATGAGAAGAAACAAAGATCTGAAATTCATCTGCCGCCCTGTTGAGCTGGTCGTAGAGAATAACGAAACAATGTTTACAAGCATGTACGGAAAAAACGGGTCCATTACTATTCCGATTGCCCATGGCGAAGGAAATTATTATTGTGACGAAGAGACGTTAGAATCATTAAAGAAAAACAATCAAATCGCTTTTGTTTATGGAGACAATCCGAACGGAAGCCTCGAAGATATTGCGGGGATTGTGAATGAAAACGGGAATGTTCTGGGGATGATGCCCCATCCCGAGCGTGCGGTGGATTCCATGCTTGGAAGCGCGGATGGTCTGAAGCTGTTTCAATCGATCGTGAAAAATTGGAGGGAAACTCATGTCACTAC